Proteins encoded in a region of the Flavobacteriales bacterium genome:
- a CDS encoding MBL fold metallo-hydrolase, giving the protein MKLHTIPTGDFKLDGGAMFGVVPKQLWEKTNPADEKNLCTWSMRSLLIEDGNKLILIDTGIGDKQSEKFFSHYHLSGDDSLEKSLNSKGFSFDDITDVLLTHLHFDHCGGAVKWANQERTHATPVFKNATYWSNDKHWEWATVPNPREKASFLTENIQPLKESGQLDFIKRTNTITNNIFNNVDAFFADGHTESQIIPMIQYKGKTIVFMADLLPSTGHIPLPYVMGYDTRPLLTMSEKEWFLNKAADEGYYLFLEHDSVNEVCTVKHTEKGVRLDQTFKLADIL; this is encoded by the coding sequence ATGAAATTACATACAATACCCACTGGAGACTTTAAATTAGATGGCGGAGCTATGTTTGGAGTTGTTCCTAAACAACTATGGGAAAAAACAAACCCTGCTGATGAGAAAAACTTATGCACATGGAGTATGCGAAGTCTTTTAATTGAAGATGGGAATAAACTCATACTTATAGATACTGGAATTGGAGATAAACAATCAGAAAAGTTTTTTAGTCATTACCACCTTTCTGGGGATGATTCTCTGGAAAAATCTCTAAACTCTAAAGGTTTTTCATTTGACGATATTACGGACGTACTGTTAACTCATCTACATTTTGATCATTGTGGTGGAGCTGTTAAGTGGGCCAACCAAGAGAGAACCCATGCTACTCCTGTATTTAAAAATGCTACCTATTGGAGTAATGACAAACATTGGGAGTGGGCAACAGTACCTAATCCTAGAGAAAAAGCTTCTTTTTTAACGGAGAATATTCAACCTTTAAAAGAAAGTGGACAGCTAGATTTTATTAAGCGTACCAATACTATTACCAACAACATTTTTAATAATGTTGATGCTTTTTTTGCAGATGGGCATACTGAAAGTCAAATTATTCCGATGATTCAATATAAAGGAAAAACGATTGTTTTTATGGCCGATTTATTACCTAGTACAGGACATATTCCACTTCCTTATGTTATGGGCTATGATACTCGTCCTTTGTTGACAATGTCTGAAAAAGAATGGTTTTTAAATAAAGCTGCTGATGAGGGATACTATTTATTTTTAGAACATGACAGTGTTAATGAAGTTTGTACGGTAAAACATACAGAAAAGGGAGTTCGATTGGACCAAACCTTTAAATTAGCTGATATTTTATAA
- a CDS encoding UDP-2,3-diacylglucosamine diphosphatase — MEQKPTKIYFASDFHLGTPNFKESLERERKIVLWLNTVKKDASAIYLMGDIFDFWFEYKYTVPKGFTRFLGTIANIVDSGIPVHFFIGNHDMWMFDYLEKELGVTIHRKQGVFKFGSKTFFLGHGDGLGPGDGKYKIIKKVFANPISQWLFARVHPNFSFMVANNWSKASRRKGKEPQVFLGEDKEWLIAYCKRKLQANNHIDFFLFGHRHLPIQHQIAEGCVYVNTGDWLNHYTYAEFDGINLALKKFKDLQL; from the coding sequence ATGGAACAGAAGCCTACAAAAATATATTTTGCTTCAGACTTTCATTTAGGCACGCCTAATTTTAAAGAAAGTTTAGAAAGAGAACGTAAAATAGTTTTGTGGTTAAATACGGTCAAAAAAGATGCTAGTGCCATCTACCTAATGGGGGATATTTTTGATTTTTGGTTTGAATATAAATATACAGTTCCTAAAGGCTTTACCCGTTTTTTAGGTACTATTGCAAATATCGTAGACAGCGGTATCCCTGTTCATTTCTTTATCGGGAACCATGACATGTGGATGTTTGATTATTTGGAAAAAGAATTAGGCGTAACAATTCATCGGAAACAAGGTGTTTTTAAATTTGGGTCAAAAACTTTCTTCTTGGGACATGGAGATGGATTAGGTCCTGGTGACGGAAAATATAAGATTATCAAAAAAGTTTTTGCCAATCCTATTAGTCAGTGGTTGTTTGCTAGAGTTCATCCTAATTTTAGCTTTATGGTTGCCAATAATTGGTCAAAAGCTAGTAGAAGAAAAGGAAAAGAGCCTCAAGTGTTTCTTGGCGAAGATAAAGAATGGTTGATTGCTTATTGTAAAAGAAAATTACAGGCTAATAATCACATCGATTTCTTCCTTTTTGGACATCGCCATTTACCCATTCAACATCAAATAGCTGAGGGCTGTGTATATGTTAACACAGGTGATTGGTTAAACCACTATACTTATGCTGAGTTTGATGGTATTAATTTAGCATTAAAGAAATTTAAAGATTTACAATTATAA